Proteins co-encoded in one Pirellulales bacterium genomic window:
- a CDS encoding FeoB-associated Cys-rich membrane protein: MTDTLDWQTWIVLAVVAAAAAHLGHRAWQLFATRDKSSCGGCGTCPTGAAKGDGFVPVEKLRAE, translated from the coding sequence ATGACCGACACGCTCGACTGGCAAACGTGGATCGTTCTCGCCGTGGTTGCGGCGGCCGCGGCGCATCTCGGCCATCGAGCGTGGCAGCTCTTTGCGACGCGCGACAAATCATCCTGTGGCGGCTGTGGGACTTGCCCCACGGGCGCGGCGAAGGGCGATGGCTTCGTCCCTGTGGAGAAGCTTCGCGCCGAATAA